The genomic segment TCGAGACGATCATCCGGCAGATGATGCGGTGGATCAAGGTGGAGGACGTCGGCGACACGGAGTTCATCGTCGACGAGCAGGTGGACAAGTTCCGGTTCGTCGAGGAGAACGAGCGGGTGCTCGCAGCGGGAGGCGCACCCGCCCGGGGCCGGCCGCTCCTCTTGGGGATCACCAAGGCGTCGCTCAGCACCGACTCGTTCATCTCCGCGGCGAGCTTCCAGGAGACCACGCGGGTCCTGACCGAGGCCTCCATCTCGGGAAAGGTGGATTACCTGCGCGGCCTCAAGGAGAACGTGATCATGGGCCGGCTCATCCCGGCGGGGACCGGCATGGAGTCGTACCACGGGCTCCAGATCGCGCCCGACGGGCCGCCTCCGCCCGAGGACATCGAGGAGGAGATCCCGGAGGAGGTGGCGGAGCCCGAGGTCGACCTGGACACCGACCGCTTCGCCGAGATGCTCCGCGCCGCCGCCGCCGCGGCCGCCGGGGGCGAGCCGGGGGGGAAATCGGCCTGACGCGCGGCCGCGAAGGCAAGACGCGGCGCGCTCGGGGCTTGACCGGGCTCCGGGGGGTCTGCTAGACTCACCGGGTTTTGCACGCGATCGTGTCGCGCGGGGTCGTGTCGCTCGCGGGACGGAGGAGAGTGAGAACGGTGCCGACGATCAGCCAGCTGGTTCGCATCGGGCGGGAGACGGTCAAGAACCGCACCAAGAGCCCGGCCCTCGTGTCGTGCCCGCAACGGCGCGGGGTCTGCACCCGGGTGTACACGTCGACCCCCAAGAAGCCGAACTCCGCCCTCCGAAAGGTCGCGCGGGTCCGACTCACGAACGGCATCGAGGTCACGACCTACATCCCCGGGGTGGGGCACAATCTCCAGGAGCACTCCATCGTGATGATCCGCGGCGGCCGCGTGAAGGACCTGCCGGGAGTGCGCTACCACGTCATCCGCGGCACGCTGGACGCCATGGGCGTCGAGGGACGGCGGAAGAGCCGGTCGAAGTACGGCGCGAAGCGGCCGAAGTCCTAGGGGAGAGCGGGAATGCCCAGACGAGGGTACGTGGCGAAGCGGGAGGTGCTCCCGGATCCCGTGTTCCAGTCGCCGCTGGTGACCAAGTTCATCAGCTGCCTGATGCACGACGGCAAGAAGGCCGTGGCGGAGGGGATCTTCTACGGTGCGATGGACATCGTCCAGGAGCGCACGAAGGAAGACCCGGTCAAGATCTTCCGCAAGGCTCTCGACAACGTGAAGCCGGTCCTCGAGGTGAAGTCGCGGCGCGTGGGCGGGTCGAACTACCAGGTCCCCGTGGAGGTCCGGCCGGAGCGCCGGACCGCACTGGCGATCCGCTGGCTGATCGGGTATTCCCGCGATCGCGGCGAGAAGTCCATGCAGGAGAAGCTCGCCAATGAAGTGCTGGACGCCTCGGCGCTCCGAGGCGGCGCGTTCAAGAAGAAGGAAGACACCCACAAAATGGCGGAGGCGAACAAGGCGTTCGCGCACTATCGCTGGTAGGTCGTTTCGGGCAAGGCGCTCCCGCGCGGCGGGAGCGGACGGTTCTTTGACATGGCGCGGCAGACACCCCTCGAGAGGATCCGGAATATCGGCATCATGGCTCACATCGATGCCGGTAAGACCACGACCACCGAGCGGGTCCTCTTCTACACGGGGATCACCTACAAGCTCGGAGAGGTCCACGAGGGGACCGCGACCATGGACTGGATGGTCCAGGAGCAGGAGCGGGGAATCACCATCACCTCCGCCGCGACCACCTGCTTCTGGAACGACCACCGCATCAACATCATCGATACCCCCGGGCACGTGGACTTCACCGCCGAGGTCGAGCGCTCCCTCAGGGTGCTGGACGGCGCGGTGGCGGTCTTCTGTGCCG from the Terriglobia bacterium genome contains:
- the rpsL gene encoding 30S ribosomal protein S12, producing MPTISQLVRIGRETVKNRTKSPALVSCPQRRGVCTRVYTSTPKKPNSALRKVARVRLTNGIEVTTYIPGVGHNLQEHSIVMIRGGRVKDLPGVRYHVIRGTLDAMGVEGRRKSRSKYGAKRPKS
- the rpsG gene encoding 30S ribosomal protein S7, which codes for MPRRGYVAKREVLPDPVFQSPLVTKFISCLMHDGKKAVAEGIFYGAMDIVQERTKEDPVKIFRKALDNVKPVLEVKSRRVGGSNYQVPVEVRPERRTALAIRWLIGYSRDRGEKSMQEKLANEVLDASALRGGAFKKKEDTHKMAEANKAFAHYRW